From the genome of Aureibacter tunicatorum:
ATACGAAGGCACTTCATCACGCAAAGCTACCGTCATACCCAACAAGGCGTGCTTGCTGGCTATATACTCGCCTCCATGTGGCACCGATTTGAAGAAAGAATTTTCAGAGCCTACATTATATATCGCGCACTCTTTCCCTCTTTCTAGCATATATTTCCCGAAAATTCGAACACCATTCCAAGTGCCTCTAACATTGATATTTAAAACTTTCTGCAATTCTTCATCCGAAATCTCTATGACGGGCTTGTCATTAGTGCCCACGATACCAGCGTTATTGATCAAGATGTCAACTTCACCAAAAACTTTGATACTGAAGATCAACAAATTATTTACTTGTTCTTCATCAGAGACATCACAGGAAGTGCCGCCGGCTTCTATACCCAATTCTCTTAGTTGTTGAACGGATTGATCTACTCTATTTTGCCTTCTGCCAGCCATAATTACCTTAGCGCCTTCTTTTCCAAATTGTTTTGCCAATGAAAAACCTATTCCTGTGGCTCCTCCTGTTATCACAACTACTTTATTCTTGAAATCTTTCATCCGTTTAAGTCATTATCTCAACAAGGAATTTATTTAATAAGATTCCTTGTTGAGGGGTGAAAATATATTTTGAGATTGATTAAACTGTACTTAATCATAGAGCAAGCTCTTTTTCTTTTTCATAGTAGACGGTAACACCACCTTCATAATGGTCGCGCCTCACCTCAACCATTGGAGCATCTTTCCACGAGCTGAATTCGATATCCCATGGAAGTTCTTCATCATAAATGGCAACGGTCATTTCATCGGCAAAAGGCAGGAATAGTTCCCATACTACTTTGCCTCCGCCAACAACAAGCACCTCGTCGGAATCTTTGTATTTTTCAACAACTTGCATGAAATCAGTTGCCAAAATAGCCTTTTCATTGCCATGCAGGTCAAAATTCTTGTTTCGTGTTAGGACAATAAGTTCTTTGTCTCCCGGGTCAAGGTTGGCGAAAACCTCCAAATTATGAGCGTAAGTTACGCTTCCAACTATCGCATTCTGATTGAAGAACATTTTTTCAATCTCAGGAACTAAAGGCTCTGGCCATTCTTCAGCGGTTACTTGGCTTGTAGAACCTACCTTATTATTTTTATCTATAACAAATGCTAATCTGATCATCTTTCTACTATTTAATTTCTTTCTACACTATTTCATATTCATTTGCGATAACATCATGTTATCAAAGATCCGATCGCTAAGCAAGCTTTTCATAAACACACCCATTTTAGCATCCATCCCTACTGCATAGCGCGTTTTTGGTTTTTTTCTTTCAATTGCGGAAACGATTGCCTTTACAACAGGTTCCGGTGTGGGCGCATTTTCGTAAGTCTTTTTAAATGAAGGAGTGAAGTTATCTAGTATGGGTTGATAAGCCTCTCCTACTTTCACTTCCTTCAATTCATTAAACACTGTATCTTCGAAGCCTGTGCTAAATGCTCCCGGTTCGATGATCGCCACATCTATGCCGAATCGACCAACTTCTTGTCTTAACGCATCGGAAATGGATTCGACAGCGAACTTGGATGAAGAATAGAATCCCATAAAAGCCAAACTTGCTTTTCCAGCTATTGAGCTTATATTGATGATTTTGCCTTTCTTTTCTTTTCTCATATAAGGCAAAACATGCTGAGTCACTCTCACCAGCCCCCACACATTCACATCGTACATTCTTTTCATCTGTTCTAGGTCCGCCGTTTCGATGAATGAATAAGAACCGTAACCAGCATTATTCACTAATACATCGATTCTTCCTTGCTCCTTGATAATTTGCTTTATGCCTTCATCTACCGATTCATCATTGGTCACATCCATTGCTATCGAATGACCGCCTGCCTCGTTTAATTCTTGCATTTTATTCACTCTTCTGGCCGCGCCATATACTGTATATCCTTTTTTGATCAATTCTAAAGCCGTGAATTTTCCAAATCCCGAACTTGCTCCTGTAACTAATACTACCTTTTTCATAATGTTTCTTTTTAGTAATTATTTGACAGTACAAAAGTCGGAATTGTTTAGTCGCTGAAATAAAGCTTATTACTGTTAGATTAAATGTTTTTACTGATAGCTCATGATTTTAAGTATCAGATGTAAAAAATACTTGTAGATTCAACACATTTCTAGGCTAACCTCTACTAAATAATCAAAATAGGTATTATAAATTTTGAGCTTTACATTAATGTCTTTAGCCATATTGAATCTAAGTTCGAATGCTAGCTTAGGCCTTTAATCATTCAAATGACAACAAATGCAATATTGAAGCATAAAAATATAAGCGGCCTTGATCATTCGATTTTAAATAGTATTTATAGCTTTTCTTTATGATGTTATAAAACCAACCTTTAAACATTATGATAAATACAATATCTATGAGCTCATATCCAATCCATAATATTTATATTGATTTTCAAATTGAATATTTAAATAATAGACTATTGAGGGCTTGTGAGAGTGTTATTCTAATGATAAGTTTCAATTTCATTATGATTTTTAAACTTATTATTAACAACAAACCATTAACTCTTATGAAAAAAACTATTTTACTTAATCTAATGCTAAGCCTGACATTGCTTTTTGGAGCTTGCAATAATGATGAAAATGAAAATGACAAAACGAGCCACCCTTTAGTCGGTGAATGGAACTTAATTGCTGGGACAGTCGGTGAAACTACCATTGAAACCAAAAGCCTGTTGGAAATGGAACTATTAATAAATGAGAATAACACATTTTCCATGAAGGGCAGTGTTAATAACGTTTCTCAACCTGACATAACAGGAAATTGGGAAGAAGTCGAAAATAATAAATTCAAATTTACTATGTCTGGATTGAGCGATACTAGTTTGGATGGAAGTCTGGTTGATAATCAACTAAGACTTAAAGCAATGCCAACCGAAGAAGGTAATGATGACAATGTTTTCGATATGATTGAATACTTTATATTTGAAAAGATGTAATCCATCACATCAAGTTCAACTCTGAAATAACAGTATCAATTGAGCATACTGTTATTTCACTTTATATCAAGCAAGTGTTTTAAGAACAAACCTTAATTTTCTAAATCTCCACTATATATAAATTTAAAATGAACCACTGAAGGAAAAGGATCTCCCCTGCTTTCATTGTTAGAAATTAGTTTTGAAGTTCAACAGCCACCCTAACACTGATTTCTCCCATGAATCTACATTTTTGCTAAACCTAAATATTCTAATGACTAGAATGAATAGTATATAGAAAATGAATTGATACAATATTATCATCTTATTTGATTAATTAACTTCCTATCACTAGGTTTGAGTATAGAATAAAGTTTTAGATATGGAATCACCTTAGGCGATTTTACTGCCTTATCTTTTAAAATGTCAAAACGGCTATCGTATTTCAATAATTTCAGTTTTATGTTTTATCAAATGAAAATCTCAATCGCATTTGCATTTCTTAGTTTGCTATTTTTTAGCTGTTCTCCATCTGAGCCAATACAAGAAGAGTTTTTATTAGCAGGTTCAGGCTTTGACAAAATCATACAGATCAACCGTGCAGGAGAAATTCTTTGGGAACACCCTCTTGAGGCAGGCCAGGAATGCAATAGCGTGGTCTCTATGAGTGGCGATCGAATTTTGTATGCCCATAATACGGGTGCGAAAATTATTGATAAATCTCACCAAGTACTCTGGCAATATCATACGCCTGAAAATTCTGAATTGCAATCTGTTAAAGAGCTTCCCAACGGCAATATACTTTTGGGGCAGTGTGGAAGTCCCGCCAAAATCATGGAACTTGATCCTAGTGGAAATTTGCTTAAACAGATTAGCTTCGAGACAGGCATTGAAAACCCTCATGGACAGTTAAGGCATGTGAATAAAACAAAAGAAGGAACATATCTTTTGGGTCTTTTTGATAAAGAATGCGTCCTGGAAATAGATGAAAATGGGCAAGTGCTTAAATCATTTGACGTTCAATGCCCTCCATTCGCTGTGTTACCTTTAAGCGATTCGACTTGGTTGGTATCTGGAGGTGATTCTAACCAGATCAAATTTATTTCCACTAGCGATGGCCGATTAATCCATAAAATCGAAGGCAAAGATGTTGGCTTGAAATTAAGATTCATCGCCGAAATGATACCGACAGAGCATAATACCCTTTTGGTGACTAATTGGGGAGGGCATGAACCGGGAGTAGAATCCACACAAGTTTTTGAGATGGATAGCAATGAAAATGTTATTTGGAAACTAAGTGAAGAACTTCCTATAGGCAATATATCATCCATTTCCAGAGTTAAAAACTGAAATAATGCTTTAATATAACTTCTAATAATTCAGTTATAAGACTTTTGAAAGTCTATATCTATTGTAATTTCATTGATTTATAATAGGATATTTAATGAAATACGGATATTTTCATTCTGCTTAAATTAATATGTATTCGTATATTAATC
Proteins encoded in this window:
- a CDS encoding SDR family oxidoreductase, with product MKDFKNKVVVITGGATGIGFSLAKQFGKEGAKVIMAGRRQNRVDQSVQQLRELGIEAGGTSCDVSDEEQVNNLLIFSIKVFGEVDILINNAGIVGTNDKPVIEISDEELQKVLNINVRGTWNGVRIFGKYMLERGKECAIYNVGSENSFFKSVPHGGEYIASKHALLGMTVALRDEVPSYFKVGLIAPGLVQSEIDEITSIGMATDKYTSIVMEQIKDEQFYIVSHAYNIEHITKRYEEMSNAYKRYAPRYEHDDEFDIITLNNKMKK
- a CDS encoding dihydrofolate reductase, producing MIRLAFVIDKNNKVGSTSQVTAEEWPEPLVPEIEKMFFNQNAIVGSVTYAHNLEVFANLDPGDKELIVLTRNKNFDLHGNEKAILATDFMQVVEKYKDSDEVLVVGGGKVVWELFLPFADEMTVAIYDEELPWDIEFSSWKDAPMVEVRRDHYEGGVTVYYEKEKELAL
- a CDS encoding oxidoreductase; protein product: MKKVVLVTGASSGFGKFTALELIKKGYTVYGAARRVNKMQELNEAGGHSIAMDVTNDESVDEGIKQIIKEQGRIDVLVNNAGYGSYSFIETADLEQMKRMYDVNVWGLVRVTQHVLPYMRKEKKGKIINISSIAGKASLAFMGFYSSSKFAVESISDALRQEVGRFGIDVAIIEPGAFSTGFEDTVFNELKEVKVGEAYQPILDNFTPSFKKTYENAPTPEPVVKAIVSAIERKKPKTRYAVGMDAKMGVFMKSLLSDRIFDNMMLSQMNMK